The following are from one region of the Endozoicomonas sp. 4G genome:
- a CDS encoding FKBP-type peptidyl-prolyl cis-trans isomerase, producing the protein MSEYTSVEERVSYGIGRQMGDQLASNPIEGLSIDAVLAGLADSLNGAPSAVEHSALQEAFNEMHQRIQAQEAEKAKELSAEGEIFLAENARRDEVTVTESGLQYEVLVAGDENGEKPGPNATVRTHYHGTLLNGTVFDSSVDRGEPIEFPVNGVIAGWTEALQLMTVGAKWKLFIPYNLAYGAQGAGGAIGPYATLVFEVELLAVS; encoded by the coding sequence ATGTCTGAATATACAAGTGTCGAAGAGCGCGTAAGCTATGGTATTGGCCGTCAAATGGGCGACCAGCTGGCCAGCAATCCTATTGAAGGCCTGTCCATTGATGCCGTTCTGGCTGGTCTGGCGGACTCCCTGAACGGGGCTCCCAGCGCGGTTGAACATTCTGCTTTGCAGGAAGCGTTCAACGAAATGCACCAACGCATCCAGGCTCAGGAAGCTGAGAAAGCCAAAGAGCTGTCTGCCGAGGGTGAAATATTCCTGGCTGAGAATGCCAGGCGCGATGAAGTGACGGTGACCGAATCAGGCCTGCAATACGAAGTGCTGGTGGCCGGTGATGAGAATGGTGAAAAGCCAGGACCCAACGCCACCGTTCGCACCCACTACCACGGGACTCTGCTGAACGGCACAGTGTTTGACAGCTCTGTGGATCGTGGCGAGCCCATCGAGTTTCCGGTTAATGGTGTTATTGCTGGCTGGACCGAAGCCCTGCAACTGATGACTGTTGGCGCCAAGTGGAAACTGTTCATCCCCTACAACCTGGCCTACGGTGCCCAGGGTGCGGGTGGTGCCATTGGCCCATACGCCACTCTGGTCTTTGAAGTAGAGTTGCTGGCGGTTTCCTGA
- a CDS encoding MBL fold metallo-hydrolase: MRFTFLGTSAGSPTVDRNVTAMALALDESRDWYLVDCGEGTQQRLLRSHQRVESHQPVESHQPVESHQRVESHQRVESHQRVESHQRVKSRYTLSGLAGIFITHVHGDHIFGLPGLITSASMQGRKDPLTICAPQGVESFVRHSLKCAAVRNMPFELNFVRSDEPDFHFQDRRIKVTSHELSHRVPSYAYRFAEQPVIPSMDQDKLAALGVPKGPLWGELQNGNSVTLADGTIVHPQDVRLPPSSGRVAIIGGDNDQPDLLINAMKGVDVLVHEATFTEPVLEKVGPQYMHSTARMVGKAAEKGGVRYVILTHISGRYQQQASDFASSVEALRSEAQSVFSGQVELAEDFACWALDRERKLTRIE, from the coding sequence ATGAGATTTACTTTTCTGGGAACCTCGGCAGGCTCTCCCACCGTAGACAGAAATGTGACCGCAATGGCCCTGGCTCTGGACGAAAGTCGAGACTGGTACCTGGTGGACTGTGGTGAAGGAACCCAGCAGCGGTTATTAAGGAGCCATCAGCGGGTAGAGAGCCATCAGCCGGTAGAGAGCCATCAGCCGGTAGAGAGCCATCAGCGGGTAGAGAGCCATCAGCGGGTAGAGAGCCATCAGCGGGTAGAGAGCCATCAGCGGGTAAAGAGCCGCTACACACTGTCCGGCCTTGCAGGTATTTTCATCACCCATGTCCATGGCGACCATATCTTTGGACTGCCCGGCCTGATCACCAGCGCCAGTATGCAGGGCAGGAAAGACCCCTTAACGATCTGTGCACCCCAGGGCGTAGAAAGCTTTGTCAGACATTCACTGAAATGTGCTGCCGTCAGAAATATGCCTTTCGAACTGAATTTTGTTCGCAGTGATGAACCTGATTTTCACTTTCAGGATCGGCGCATTAAAGTGACTTCCCATGAACTCTCCCATCGCGTTCCCAGCTACGCCTATCGCTTTGCAGAGCAACCTGTTATTCCATCAATGGATCAGGACAAATTGGCGGCGCTGGGCGTGCCAAAGGGGCCACTTTGGGGAGAGTTGCAGAATGGCAACAGTGTCACCTTGGCGGACGGTACTATTGTTCATCCACAGGATGTAAGACTACCGCCCAGCTCAGGCAGAGTAGCTATTATTGGTGGTGATAATGACCAGCCTGATCTGCTGATAAATGCCATGAAAGGTGTTGATGTGCTGGTACATGAAGCCACCTTTACAGAGCCTGTTCTGGAAAAAGTGGGGCCGCAATATATGCACAGTACCGCCAGAATGGTGGGTAAAGCGGCTGAAAAGGGTGGAGTGCGCTATGTCATTTTGACCCACATCAGTGGCCGTTATCAGCAACAGGCGTCTGACTTTGCCTCATCAGTTGAAGCACTCAGAAGTGAAGCTCAATCGGTGTTCAGTGGACAGGTTGAACTGGCTGAAGACTTTGCTTGCTGGGCTTTGGACAGGGAAAGAAAGCTGACTCGAATTGAGTGA
- the gpmM gene encoding 2,3-bisphosphoglycerate-independent phosphoglycerate mutase, giving the protein MTDKRKTTALIILDGYGYRTESDSNAILAAHTPVMDRLQKEHPFSFVSGSGLDVGLPDGQMGNSEVGHMNLGAGRVVYQDFTRITKSIEDGDFFENKAFTNTIDKAVSTGKAVHIMGLMSPGGVHSHEDHINAMVELAAKRGAKEVYVHAFLDGRDTPPRSAEASLAKTDALLKEKGIGRVASLIGRYYAMDRDNRWERVQEAYDLMTLGKAEFSAKTAVEGLHAAYERDENDEFVKATTIGKSPAIINDGDAVLFMNFRADRAREITRAFVEKDFDGFPRSKEPVMAGFVMLTQYAASIDTICAYPPSELPNTLGEYMEKLGKTQLRIAETEKYAHVTFFFSGGREEPYKGEERVLVASPKVATYDLKPEMSAPEVTDKLVAEIKSGKHDLIICNYANCDMVGHTGVFDAALKAVEAVDQAIGRVIEALDETGGQCLITADHGNAEQMVNPETGQIHTAHTCELVPLVYFGPKAIQLKDGILSDLAPTLLDLMGIEKPKEMTGQSLAG; this is encoded by the coding sequence ATGACTGACAAGCGTAAAACCACCGCCCTGATCATCCTCGATGGTTACGGTTATCGAACAGAATCTGATTCTAACGCCATCCTGGCTGCTCATACCCCGGTGATGGATCGTCTTCAGAAGGAACATCCTTTCAGTTTCGTCTCGGGCTCCGGTCTGGACGTGGGCCTGCCCGATGGCCAGATGGGTAACAGTGAAGTCGGCCACATGAACCTCGGTGCCGGTCGCGTCGTCTATCAGGACTTTACCCGCATCACAAAATCCATTGAGGACGGTGATTTCTTCGAGAACAAAGCGTTTACCAACACCATCGACAAAGCCGTCTCGACAGGGAAAGCGGTTCACATCATGGGGCTGATGTCTCCTGGTGGTGTTCACAGCCATGAAGATCATATCAATGCCATGGTGGAACTGGCCGCAAAACGTGGCGCTAAAGAAGTCTACGTTCACGCATTTCTGGATGGCCGAGATACGCCACCACGCAGCGCCGAAGCTTCTCTGGCAAAAACCGACGCCCTTCTGAAAGAAAAAGGTATTGGCAGGGTAGCCAGCCTGATCGGTCGTTATTACGCCATGGATCGTGATAACCGTTGGGAACGGGTGCAGGAAGCCTACGACCTGATGACCCTGGGCAAAGCCGAGTTTTCTGCCAAAACCGCAGTCGAAGGTCTGCACGCAGCCTATGAGCGTGATGAGAACGACGAGTTTGTAAAAGCCACCACCATCGGCAAAAGCCCGGCCATCATCAATGACGGTGATGCGGTGCTGTTCATGAACTTCCGTGCCGACCGGGCCCGTGAAATCACCCGGGCTTTTGTCGAAAAAGATTTTGACGGCTTCCCTCGCAGCAAAGAACCCGTCATGGCCGGATTCGTGATGCTGACTCAGTACGCCGCCAGCATCGACACGATCTGTGCCTACCCGCCTTCCGAACTGCCTAACACTCTGGGTGAGTACATGGAAAAGCTGGGAAAAACACAGCTGCGCATTGCCGAGACTGAAAAGTATGCCCACGTCACCTTCTTCTTCAGCGGTGGCCGTGAAGAGCCCTATAAAGGTGAAGAGAGAGTTCTGGTTGCCTCACCCAAAGTGGCCACCTATGACCTCAAACCTGAAATGAGCGCTCCGGAAGTGACTGACAAACTGGTGGCTGAGATCAAGAGCGGCAAGCATGACCTGATTATCTGCAATTACGCTAACTGCGACATGGTGGGTCATACCGGTGTATTTGATGCGGCTTTGAAAGCCGTGGAAGCCGTGGATCAGGCCATTGGCAGAGTGATTGAAGCACTGGATGAAACCGGTGGTCAGTGTCTGATTACCGCCGACCACGGTAACGCTGAACAGATGGTGAATCCTGAAACCGGGCAGATCCACACGGCCCACACCTGTGAGCTGGTTCCCCTGGTTTACTTCGGACCTAAAGCCATTCAGCTGAAAGACGGGATTCTGTCTGACCTGGCTCCTACCCTGCTGGATCTGATGGGCATCGAAAAACCAAAAGAGATGACCGGCCAATCTCTGGCAGGCTGA
- the secB gene encoding protein-export chaperone SecB, producing MAENQQDQAQFALQRIYVKDLSFESPKSPEMFQAQWQPEVKLDLNTTNRLLHDDMYEVVLSLTITVQNGSEEEKETAFLAEVQQAGVFLVKGLGDDELHRTLGAFCPNILFPYAREAIDNLVLRGSFPPLMLAPVNFDALYLQAREQQEATVN from the coding sequence ATGGCTGAAAATCAGCAAGATCAGGCGCAGTTCGCGCTGCAGCGTATTTACGTAAAGGACCTGTCCTTTGAATCGCCAAAGTCTCCGGAAATGTTTCAGGCTCAGTGGCAGCCGGAAGTTAAACTGGACCTGAATACCACTAACCGTTTGCTGCACGATGATATGTATGAGGTGGTACTGTCCCTGACCATCACCGTTCAGAACGGCTCGGAAGAAGAGAAAGAAACGGCTTTCCTGGCTGAAGTTCAGCAGGCAGGTGTTTTCCTGGTCAAAGGTCTGGGTGACGATGAGCTGCATCGCACGCTGGGCGCTTTCTGCCCGAACATTCTGTTCCCATACGCCCGTGAAGCCATTGATAACCTGGTTCTGCGTGGCAGCTTCCCTCCGCTGATGCTGGCACCTGTCAATTTCGACGCCCTGTACCTGCAGGCTCGTGAACAGCAGGAAGCGACCGTCAACTGA
- the trmL gene encoding tRNA (uridine(34)/cytosine(34)/5-carboxymethylaminomethyluridine(34)-2'-O)-methyltransferase TrmL produces the protein MLDIVLYQPEIPPNTGNIIRLCANTGFRLHLIRPLGFDLDDQRLKRAGLDYHEYANLQIHDHYPDFLQTVKPKRVLALSTKGTTRYSEHAFEPGDALMFGPETRGLPTDILNSLPKDQVLRLPMLPDSRSLNLSNTVAVMVYEAWKQLGFSGGE, from the coding sequence ATGCTTGATATCGTTCTATACCAGCCAGAAATCCCTCCCAATACCGGGAATATCATCCGCCTCTGTGCCAACACCGGCTTTCGCCTGCACCTGATCAGGCCCCTGGGGTTTGATCTTGATGATCAGCGCCTGAAACGGGCCGGACTGGATTACCATGAGTACGCCAATTTGCAGATTCATGACCACTACCCGGACTTTCTGCAAACAGTGAAACCCAAAAGGGTACTGGCTTTAAGCACCAAAGGTACGACTCGCTACTCAGAACATGCCTTTGAGCCCGGAGACGCTTTGATGTTTGGCCCGGAAACCCGGGGCCTGCCCACCGATATTTTGAATAGCCTGCCAAAAGATCAGGTGCTGCGTTTGCCGATGCTGCCTGATAGCAGAAGTCTGAATTTATCCAATACCGTAGCCGTTATGGTGTATGAAGCCTGGAAGCAGCTGGGATTTTCGGGAGGGGAGTGA
- a CDS encoding TcfC E-set like domain-containing protein, translated as MTRRKCIDIVCIALPMAFIFSKAVASQPLFLAQNKVPEGFETLSEPQQSLVDIYYGNRYLTSQLATFQPGNITLSNVNEVVRLIGSVNDPVFLTTALSGELNTHAEAICPPNVTTDCGVLNPPVAGVIFDESRFRVDVFVNPRFLLTRAADVRKYLPPSDAGFAIMQNFSAAATGTSEDANGNDYTLNGLTLLSYYENSVLWSWDYSKSQQFSVSQLYGQREYEGFEYNLGLLSSQGFGLNFTSDQPLVGARFQSSDNTRNDTDFSGGMPVEIFMPLRGRVEIRKDGRLIASYFHEAGLQALDTTTFPSGAYDIDIRILDEQGNLQSRETRFFSKQHQIPPEGEWQLFAETGQVMTSVFDGALPQSTEQWLTRAGVSRRIFDTMAGTLSAAATLDTSLLELGLFNLGYRYELSPSVMVADNGSYGVTLTGRTWLGDISFNGSYRRLWKEDSDEATREIENRGRPALIGDAFEQSSFSVSAPIWRGSGNYRFSNNRNNSDGRTETHGVSYTATLFRTLDYNTSATFSLSESEGNTVALLSFEWRFRQDRWNFRVNPRAEVQDNNGVKNRTEKMRLSASWDDGDLYEGQLSSSVSAETGSGERRLDGSLQYGNRFGRAALTVNHSSTEADQITNYNGSFSTSFLTDGNVVAMGGEQRAESALVVNLEGREGDVFDVKIDGQRRGYAVAGRSSVIPLAPFEQYTVTLSPSGDTLYSFDERERRFTLYPGNVVTLDYEAIPLQLLFGRLLVNGKPLEGARITGGLYPSSTDTVGMFQIEARSDINELRIELANGWQCSVPVEPEDEQYITRMGTLDLSESDCVSELEGQLAIGKRDDS; from the coding sequence ATGACCAGGCGCAAATGCATTGACATTGTCTGTATTGCATTGCCCATGGCTTTTATTTTCTCGAAAGCCGTGGCCAGTCAGCCGCTTTTTCTTGCCCAGAATAAAGTCCCTGAAGGTTTTGAGACGCTCAGCGAGCCCCAGCAGTCGCTGGTGGATATCTATTATGGTAACCGCTACTTAACCTCCCAGCTGGCTACCTTCCAACCCGGTAACATTACTCTCTCCAATGTTAATGAAGTGGTGCGCCTGATAGGTTCGGTGAATGATCCTGTTTTTTTGACCACGGCGTTATCGGGGGAGTTGAATACCCATGCCGAGGCCATCTGTCCGCCTAATGTCACAACGGATTGCGGAGTTCTTAACCCTCCCGTCGCCGGTGTGATTTTTGATGAATCCCGCTTCCGGGTGGATGTGTTTGTTAACCCCCGCTTCCTGCTGACCCGGGCCGCCGATGTCAGAAAATACCTGCCGCCCTCCGACGCAGGCTTTGCCATCATGCAGAACTTTTCCGCCGCGGCTACTGGCACCTCTGAAGATGCCAATGGCAACGATTACACACTGAATGGTCTGACACTGTTGTCTTATTATGAAAACAGTGTGCTGTGGAGCTGGGATTATTCAAAGTCACAACAGTTCTCGGTCAGTCAGCTGTATGGTCAGAGGGAATATGAAGGCTTTGAATATAATCTTGGCCTGCTTTCCAGTCAGGGTTTTGGCCTGAACTTTACCTCCGATCAGCCCCTCGTGGGAGCCCGTTTTCAGAGTTCCGATAACACCCGAAACGATACCGATTTCAGTGGCGGTATGCCGGTTGAAATCTTTATGCCCCTCAGGGGCAGGGTTGAAATCAGAAAAGATGGACGACTGATTGCTTCTTATTTCCATGAAGCGGGTCTTCAGGCCCTGGATACCACCACATTTCCCAGTGGTGCCTACGATATAGACATCAGGATTCTCGATGAGCAGGGTAATCTGCAGTCTCGGGAAACCCGTTTCTTTTCTAAGCAGCATCAAATACCGCCCGAAGGTGAATGGCAGCTTTTTGCCGAGACCGGGCAGGTGATGACCTCGGTTTTTGATGGTGCTCTGCCCCAAAGTACTGAACAGTGGCTGACCCGGGCCGGTGTCAGTCGAAGAATTTTTGATACCATGGCGGGCACGCTCTCTGCCGCTGCGACTTTAGACACTTCATTGCTTGAGCTGGGTCTGTTTAACCTGGGCTACCGTTATGAGTTATCACCGTCGGTGATGGTAGCGGATAACGGCAGCTATGGTGTGACCCTGACAGGCAGAACCTGGCTGGGCGACATCTCCTTCAATGGCAGTTATCGCCGACTCTGGAAAGAGGACAGTGACGAAGCAACCCGTGAAATAGAAAACCGTGGTCGTCCGGCTTTGATCGGTGATGCTTTTGAGCAAAGCAGCTTTTCAGTTTCTGCACCCATCTGGAGAGGCAGCGGCAATTACCGGTTCAGCAACAACCGAAACAATAGCGATGGCAGAACAGAAACCCACGGGGTGAGTTATACCGCTACCCTTTTCAGAACCCTGGATTACAACACCAGCGCCACTTTTAGTTTGAGTGAGTCGGAAGGTAATACCGTTGCGCTGTTGAGTTTTGAGTGGCGATTCCGTCAGGACCGGTGGAATTTCCGGGTTAACCCCAGGGCTGAGGTTCAAGACAATAACGGCGTCAAAAACAGAACTGAAAAAATGAGATTGTCGGCCTCCTGGGATGACGGTGATCTTTATGAAGGTCAGTTGTCGTCCAGTGTCTCCGCAGAAACGGGAAGTGGTGAACGCAGACTCGATGGTAGCTTGCAGTACGGTAACCGGTTTGGCAGGGCTGCATTGACGGTGAATCATAGCTCAACAGAGGCTGACCAGATTACCAACTATAACGGCAGTTTCAGTACCAGCTTCCTGACCGATGGCAATGTGGTGGCCATGGGAGGAGAGCAAAGAGCAGAGAGTGCGCTGGTGGTGAACCTGGAAGGTCGTGAAGGCGATGTTTTTGATGTAAAAATTGATGGTCAGCGAAGAGGTTATGCGGTGGCGGGCAGATCGTCGGTGATCCCTCTGGCACCCTTTGAACAATATACCGTTACGCTGTCGCCTTCAGGAGATACCCTGTATAGTTTTGATGAAAGGGAGCGCCGTTTCACCCTGTATCCGGGAAACGTGGTGACACTCGACTATGAGGCTATTCCCCTGCAACTGCTCTTTGGTCGCTTGCTGGTGAATGGAAAACCTCTGGAGGGAGCCCGGATTACCGGAGGGCTTTATCCTTCCAGCACAGACACTGTTGGCATGTTCCAGATAGAAGCCCGCTCGGATATTAATGAGTTGCGGATTGAACTGGCGAATGGTTGGCAATGCTCTGTGCCGGTTGAGCCCGAGGATGAGCAATACATAACAAGAATGGGAACCCTGGATCTTTCCGAATCCGATTGTGTTTCCGAGCTGGAGGGCCAACTGGCCATCGGCAAACGAGACGATTCCTGA
- a CDS encoding fimbria/pilus periplasmic chaperone — translation MRSWLKRYLFLPSLATAFLAITFNAYGAMSLDKMIVYFEPDKSPRQDIVVTNPDPENLYLQTEVYKVVNPGTEQEQRIRITDPSELTLLSTPQKTIIAPNSRKTVRLVSLETPETVESVYRVTFKPVVGDLEATQNAIKLLIAYQTLVFVRPENPEYKVTAKRDQDSITFTNSGNINVVLRNGQFCSGQDNKRQCSDIDDVKRLYAGQSWTLKIPSSKTEVEYGLFNGSTEERKSF, via the coding sequence ATGCGGTCATGGCTTAAACGCTATCTTTTCCTTCCATCATTAGCTACGGCATTTCTGGCTATAACATTTAACGCCTATGGCGCCATGTCCCTGGATAAAATGATTGTCTATTTCGAGCCGGACAAATCCCCCCGTCAGGACATAGTCGTTACCAATCCGGACCCGGAAAACCTGTATCTGCAAACTGAGGTCTACAAAGTCGTTAATCCCGGCACCGAACAGGAACAAAGGATTCGTATTACCGACCCTTCTGAGCTGACATTACTCAGCACGCCACAGAAAACCATTATCGCCCCCAACAGCCGAAAAACCGTTCGACTGGTCAGTCTGGAGACACCGGAAACAGTAGAGTCCGTCTACAGGGTAACCTTTAAACCCGTCGTCGGTGATCTGGAAGCGACGCAGAATGCCATTAAACTGCTGATTGCCTACCAGACACTGGTCTTTGTTCGCCCGGAAAACCCAGAGTACAAAGTGACCGCCAAACGAGATCAGGACTCAATCACTTTCACCAACAGTGGCAACATTAATGTGGTACTGCGCAATGGGCAGTTCTGCTCAGGTCAGGACAATAAACGTCAATGCTCTGATATTGATGATGTTAAACGACTGTATGCCGGGCAGAGCTGGACATTGAAAATTCCCAGCAGCAAAACCGAAGTTGAATACGGTTTATTCAATGGCAGCACAGAGGAGAGAAAGAGCTTCTAA
- a CDS encoding S41 family peptidase: protein MTQSFPTSRQPMPQWLKAAVLALASGFALQSWSAPVGQQEKPAAAVEPAKSTADAEAAKEEKKGTLPLDELRTFTEVMQRIKSAYVEEVDDKTLLDNAIKGMLSGLDPHSAYLKPDDFKELEINTSGKFGGLGIEVGMENGFIKVISPIDDTPAQKAGVLAGDLIIKLDDKSVKGMSLMDSVDKMRGKPGEPIKLTIVREGSPKPINLIVKRDIIKVQSVKSRMLEDGYGYIRMSQFQSESDKEVVEHLNKLKKSQNGKLKGLVLDLRNNPGGVLQAAVGVVDAFIKEGLIVYTKGRIPNSELSFKASKDDPSEGIPLVVLINGGSASASEIVAGALQDHHRAVLVGTESFGKGSVQTVLPLNIDNKKGLKLTTALYYTPNGRSIQAEGIKPDILVPRAKVVPEENVSDYKEADLQGHLSNGNKQTEKGKQKKDKQKDKSSSLAEQDYQLSQALNVLKGIHINAIRDKKKDTVIVEEPKEAMKTTSAL from the coding sequence ATGACACAATCCTTTCCTACTTCCCGGCAGCCAATGCCACAATGGCTAAAAGCCGCTGTGCTGGCACTGGCATCCGGATTTGCCCTGCAAAGCTGGTCGGCACCGGTTGGCCAGCAAGAAAAGCCCGCAGCAGCCGTTGAGCCTGCCAAGTCAACAGCCGATGCCGAAGCGGCAAAAGAAGAGAAGAAAGGTACACTGCCGCTGGACGAGTTGCGTACCTTTACCGAGGTCATGCAACGCATCAAAAGCGCCTACGTTGAAGAGGTGGATGACAAGACGCTTCTGGATAATGCCATCAAGGGCATGCTTTCAGGTCTGGATCCCCATTCAGCCTACCTGAAACCAGACGACTTCAAAGAACTGGAAATCAACACATCCGGCAAGTTTGGTGGACTGGGTATCGAAGTCGGTATGGAAAACGGCTTCATCAAGGTCATATCGCCCATTGACGATACCCCCGCCCAGAAAGCTGGCGTACTGGCGGGCGACCTGATCATCAAGCTGGATGACAAATCCGTAAAAGGCATGTCATTAATGGACTCTGTCGACAAAATGCGTGGCAAGCCCGGAGAACCCATCAAGCTGACGATTGTTCGTGAAGGATCCCCCAAGCCCATTAACCTGATCGTCAAGCGCGACATTATCAAGGTACAGAGTGTTAAATCCCGAATGCTGGAAGACGGCTATGGCTACATTCGCATGAGCCAGTTCCAGTCTGAATCCGACAAAGAAGTCGTTGAACACCTCAACAAACTCAAAAAATCCCAGAACGGGAAACTGAAAGGTCTGGTACTGGATCTTCGCAACAACCCCGGTGGCGTTTTGCAGGCAGCAGTGGGGGTGGTAGACGCCTTTATCAAAGAAGGGCTGATCGTTTACACCAAAGGGCGTATTCCTAATTCTGAGCTCAGCTTTAAAGCCAGCAAAGATGATCCTTCAGAAGGTATTCCCCTGGTCGTGCTGATCAACGGCGGTTCCGCATCGGCTTCTGAAATCGTCGCTGGTGCCCTGCAGGATCATCACAGGGCCGTGCTGGTAGGGACTGAATCCTTTGGCAAAGGTTCCGTTCAAACCGTATTGCCTCTGAATATTGATAATAAAAAAGGCCTGAAGCTCACTACGGCTCTCTACTACACGCCTAATGGCCGCTCAATCCAGGCGGAGGGGATCAAACCTGACATCCTTGTGCCAAGGGCTAAAGTGGTACCTGAAGAAAACGTCTCGGATTACAAAGAAGCGGACTTACAGGGTCACCTCTCCAACGGTAATAAGCAGACTGAAAAAGGCAAGCAGAAAAAAGACAAACAGAAGGACAAATCCAGTTCGCTGGCCGAGCAGGATTATCAGTTAAGTCAGGCTCTGAACGTACTTAAGGGCATCCATATCAATGCGATTCGTGACAAGAAAAAAGACACCGTGATTGTTGAGGAACCTAAAGAGGCCATGAAGACAACCAGCGCTCTTTAA
- a CDS encoding rhodanese-like domain-containing protein: MEQIIEFIGNHPILVGALVALVCALLFVEMRKGGQTVGSQEVTQLINQKKAIVLDVREKADFNKGHIVDAISMPYGKVAERIGELKKHQDKPVIVVDAMGQHSGTVGKQLKDAGFEQVVRLKGGMGTWTTDSLPLVKN, from the coding sequence ATGGAACAGATTATTGAATTTATAGGCAACCACCCTATATTAGTGGGTGCTCTGGTCGCTCTGGTGTGTGCTCTGCTCTTTGTCGAGATGCGTAAAGGCGGTCAGACCGTTGGTTCCCAGGAAGTCACTCAGCTGATTAACCAGAAAAAGGCTATCGTTCTCGATGTCAGGGAAAAAGCCGACTTCAACAAAGGTCATATTGTTGATGCCATCAGCATGCCTTATGGCAAAGTAGCTGAGCGTATCGGCGAGCTGAAGAAACACCAGGACAAACCGGTTATTGTCGTTGATGCTATGGGACAGCATAGTGGTACCGTTGGCAAGCAATTAAAAGATGCCGGGTTTGAGCAGGTGGTTCGACTCAAGGGCGGTATGGGCACCTGGACGACTGACAGTCTGCCTCTGGTGAAAAACTAA
- a CDS encoding peptidoglycan DD-metalloendopeptidase family protein, whose protein sequence is MRNRAANLMFAVTLTLFSFMNSGTVHAESEAKESPQAQLEAINGDIEQLRKLLDKLNKERSSAERQLQSTETDMSQLQNAIYKIEQTLEQGKADLKKLQSRQQALTAQKNKEKNRIANSVRSVYLGSRDNRLKLLLNQEDPEAVSRHLTYLKHLQKAQLEAIEAFEKTLADIADNARQQQTLNDKLAEQRANLSEKQEQLIESRNDRKALIAEINHQFNSNDQELGALHQQKQQLQEVLAQLAARRSANSNIQQSKGKLPWPVNGRVVYHFNQQRPDTRIRWQGILISAKAGTKINAIHDGTVIFSDWLRGYGQLIIVDHGNHYLSLYAHNQWLLKEEGEKVLAGEELALSGQSGGQAEPGVYLEIRYKGKPQNPIPWLTKS, encoded by the coding sequence ATGAGAAACAGGGCTGCAAACCTGATGTTCGCCGTAACCCTGACCCTGTTCAGCTTTATGAACAGCGGAACGGTCCACGCAGAATCCGAAGCAAAAGAATCCCCCCAGGCTCAGCTGGAGGCGATCAACGGAGACATTGAACAGCTGAGAAAACTGCTGGACAAGCTCAACAAGGAACGCTCCTCTGCCGAACGACAGTTGCAGTCTACCGAAACGGATATGAGCCAGCTGCAAAATGCCATTTATAAAATAGAGCAGACACTTGAACAGGGGAAAGCCGACCTAAAAAAGCTCCAAAGCCGTCAGCAGGCTCTGACGGCGCAGAAAAATAAAGAAAAAAATCGCATCGCCAACAGTGTCCGCTCCGTTTACCTGGGCAGCCGTGACAATCGGCTGAAGTTACTCTTGAACCAGGAAGACCCGGAAGCCGTCTCCAGACACCTGACCTACCTGAAACATCTTCAAAAAGCTCAGCTGGAAGCCATCGAAGCCTTCGAGAAAACACTGGCCGACATAGCAGATAACGCTCGGCAACAGCAGACTCTGAACGACAAACTGGCAGAACAACGGGCAAACCTTTCCGAAAAACAGGAGCAGTTGATCGAATCCAGAAATGACCGGAAAGCATTAATCGCCGAAATCAACCATCAATTCAACAGCAATGATCAGGAGCTGGGCGCCCTCCATCAACAAAAGCAGCAGCTGCAAGAAGTATTAGCCCAACTGGCCGCCAGAAGATCAGCCAACTCCAATATTCAGCAATCCAAAGGAAAATTACCCTGGCCGGTGAATGGCCGGGTTGTGTACCACTTCAACCAGCAAAGGCCCGATACCCGGATTCGCTGGCAGGGGATTCTGATCTCGGCAAAAGCAGGCACCAAAATCAATGCCATTCATGACGGCACTGTCATTTTTTCTGACTGGTTAAGGGGTTACGGTCAACTCATCATTGTCGACCACGGCAATCACTATCTGTCACTTTACGCACACAACCAATGGTTACTGAAAGAAGAAGGTGAAAAGGTGCTGGCCGGAGAAGAACTGGCACTGAGCGGCCAGTCCGGGGGGCAGGCGGAACCCGGAGTCTATCTGGAAATCCGATACAAAGGGAAACCTCAAAACCCGATTCCATGGCTCACAAAATCGTAA